A stretch of DNA from Vicinamibacterales bacterium:
CGCACGCTGCGGTGGGGCGGCCGCCTGATGTCGGCCGGCACGTCGCCGTTACCGCCGGCGAAGAGCCTCGTCGATACATCGCCCCTCCGCGAGATGCTCGAGCGCGAGTTGGAGGCCGACGGCGGCACCATCCTCGGCATCCCGAAGAGCCTGGCCGACGGCTGGCTGCAATCGTTTGCGCTGACGGGGTCGAGCTACACGACCGGCCAGTCAATCACGTGGGTGCAGACGCACAACGACCGCCGCATGCCGACATGGGAGCGCCCCCAGCGCAAGAGCGAGATGTGCGCGGTTCGGGTCGACCACGTGATGGCGTCGGCGGCGCTGCCCTTCTTCTTCCCGGCGGTGGAAGTCGATGGCGCCTGGTACGGCGACGGCGGCATCCGGCTCACCGCCCCGTTGTCACCGGCCATTCACCTCGGCGCCAGGCGCATCATCGCGGTCACCACGCGCTATGCGCGTTCGCGCGAGGAAGCCGACCGTCCGCAAATCTCCAGCTACCCACCGCCCGCCCAGGTGGTCGGTGTGCTGTTCAACGCGATCTTTCTCGATCAGTTGGATGGCGACGCCATGCAGTTGCGCCTGATCAACCAACTGCTCCAGGATCGCCCCGAAGAGATGCGGCAGGGCCTGCGGAAGATCGACCTGCTGGTCATGCGGCCCTCGCAGGACCTCGGCCGCCTGGCCAACGCCTACGAAGCCGACCTGCCGAAAGCGTTCCGTTTTCTGACCCGTGGCCTCGGCACCCGCGAGACGCGGTCGAACGACATGCTGAGCCTGGTGATGTTCCAGCCCGACTACGTCCAGCACCTCATCCAGATGGGCGAGGACGACGCGCTCGCCCGATTGCCGGAGATAAAGGCATTTCTCGCGGCGGAATGAAATTCGCTACTTCGGCTCGAAGCGATACACGAGGTAGCTGATCGGGCCGTCGAGCGCGCTGAAGCTGTGCGGCGTGCCGGCGGGGACGATGACGATGTCGCCGGGTTTCACTTTCCTGCTCTCGCCGCCGATGCGGGTACCGGTCTGGCTCATCCCGGCGTTGACCCGCGTCAGATCCGTCGGCTTGGGCGTACCCAGCGATCCACCCGTCACAATCGTGCCCGACCCGGAGAGGATGTAGTAAGTCTCGGTGACGTGATCGTGAATCAGGGCGCTCACCTCCGGCTTCACGCGATGGAGCATGGCGACCGACGCCTTCCCACCGGGGACCTCAGTGGCCTTGATGGGCTGGTCCACTACGTTCTTGGCGACCTGCTCCTTGAGGACCGCGGCGTGTTCATCCTGGCTGATGAAGACCGCGGGAACCGGCGCCTGCGCCTGATCGGCTGACAGCGAGAGGAGGAGTGCGAGGATGCTGAGCATCCGCGAACTCTACAAGAAGTGGCAGACCGGCGCCAGCACGCGGCGGGTGGCCACCCGTCCGTAAGGTTCGAGGTCGCGACCGGCAGTCCAACCGCTAGAATCCCCCCATGCGAATTTCCGTGGTGGTGGTCATGGTCGCAATCGCCTGCGCAACCGTCGGCCGCGCGCAGGAACGTCCGGCTCCCAAGCCGGGCCCGTGGTTTGGCCTGACGTTGCCGGCCGCCACCGCCAACGGCGCGGCGGTCCGGGTCGGCACGCGTCCGCCGCGGCCCGTGGCGTTGCCCGCCGGTGAATCCCGCGCCGCAGAGTTCGATGGCGATTCCCTCATGGCCGACGTCGCCACCATCGTCGGGTTCTCGAACCAATCGCGTGCGGAGCGGGAGGTCGGCAGTGGTCAGATGTGGGGACGCATCGCCGGGTTCTCGTCGAGCGACCGGACCGTGGCCTGGGCCGTCGAGCAGTTCCGCAAGGCGGGCATCACCGACGTCAGGACGCAGCCGATCGCGCAGGATCCCAAGTCGCAACTGTGGCTGCCTCGCTCGTGGCAGGTGCGGCTGATCGGCGACCCCGCCTTTGGCCCCGGCTCCGCCGACGTCGTGCTCGAGTCGGCGCTGCCGGTTGGGCCGTCGGACATTCCCGGCGGCACGATGACGGCGCCGCTGGTCTACGTCGGCGCGGCCACGCCCGCGGTGCTGCAGCACATCGACGTGAAGGGCAAGATCGCGGTGCAGCTGGTCGTGCCGCAGGGTCACATGCTGTTCGAGCGGGGCGCGGTGGACTCGCGATCGGAGGAGCTGATCGCGCGCGGCGCCGCCGGGGTGTTCAACCTCGTGCGCCTGCCGGGCAACGAGCTGTCGCGCGACTTCAGCGACTGCGGCAATCCCTGCTTCAACATCGGCGGCCGCGACGGGTGGTTCCTGGAAGCGTTATTGGACCGGGCGGCCAAGGCCGGCGTCCAGGACAAGCTTCGCGTCAGGATCGACCTGCAGACCCAGACCTTTCGCGACATGAAGGCCACCAACGGCGTGGCCGTGATTTCCGGCAAGTCGGATGACACCATCGTGCTCAACGCGCATGTCGATGGCTGGTTCGACGGCGCCGGCGACAACGCCGACGGCCTGGCCGTGCTGGTGGCGCTGGCCCGGCACTACGGCAAGCCGGCGAACCGGCCCGAGCGGACGCTGGCGTTCGTGGCCAGCGCCGGCCACCACACGCCGGGCATCAACGGCCCGCGCAGTTTCGTGGCGGCGAACCCCGGGCTGGCGAAGAAAGCGGTGATGCTCATCAACATCGAGCACGTGGCACAACGCAACTTCTCGCCGGCTCGGACCACGTCAGCCGACGGCTATCGCGAGGCGGTGGCGGATTCGGGCGAAGCGCCCATTGCGGTCGGCGTGACCAACAATTCGCCGTTCCTGCAGGAGCTGATCGACCGCGGGCCATCGGGCCATGGCGTCAACTTCATCTCGGAACGGTCCACTTTTCAGAGCGGCGAGACCGGCGGCTGGACCGAGCTGAAGGTGGCAAAGGTCAGTGTGATGCAGGCCCCGCCGCTGTACCATACGACCGGCGAGGTCCTGGACGTGATTTCCACACCCGGGCTTGAACGCATCGCCAGATTTCTTGCATTTTTCGTGTCCGCGGTCGACCACGCACCGCGTGAAAGGATCAATCCGTGAAGCGCATCACTGTTCTGGGTACTCTCGTTCTGCTCGGCGGCCTGTCCATTGCGGTCAAGGCGGCGCAACAACCGGCGCCCCAACCGTCGGTTGAGAACCTCACCGTTGAGAAGGTGAAAGACAACCTGTTCGTGCTGCGCGGCGGCGGCGGCAACACGGCGGTGTTCGTCACCGCCACCGGCGTCACCATCGTCGACACCAAGAACCCCGGGTGGGGCCAGCCGCTGCTCGACAAGGTGAAGACCCTCACCGACAAGCCGGTCACGCGGGTGATCAACACCCACACCCACTACGACCACGTCAGCGGCAACGTCGCCATGCCCGGCACGGTCGAGATCATCGCGCACGAGAACACGCAGAAGCTGATGACCGAGATGAACCCGGTCTTGGGCCTGGGCTCGACACCGAACGTGTTCAAGGACAACCCGGGCAAGGGCATGGCGAAGCGGTCGTTCAAGGACAAGCTGACGATTGGCTCGGGGGCCGACCAGATCAACCTGTATTACTTCGGTCCCGCGCACACCGGCGGCGATGCCTTCGTCGAGTTCCCGGCGCTGCGCGTGATGCACGTCGGCGACACCTTCCCGAACAAGGGCCTGCCGATCATGGACAAGAGCAACGGCGGCTCGGGCGTCGAATACGCCAACACCATCGCCAAGGCGGTGGCGGGCGTGCCGAACGTCGACACGCTGATCAACGGCCACACCCCCGCGCAGACGACCCCTGCCGAGATGAAGGAGTTCGGGGAGTTCGTGCGCGAGTTCGTGACGACGATCCAGGCGGCGAAGAAGGCCGGCAAGACCTCG
This window harbors:
- a CDS encoding patatin-like phospholipase family protein, coding for MTEPRGLALVLSGGGARAAYQVGVLRVLAREFPAVVPDILTGVSAGGINAAFLAARQAPFDAKVEQLAQMWADLRIDRVFRVDLRDLASRTLRWGGRLMSAGTSPLPPAKSLVDTSPLREMLERELEADGGTILGIPKSLADGWLQSFALTGSSYTTGQSITWVQTHNDRRMPTWERPQRKSEMCAVRVDHVMASAALPFFFPAVEVDGAWYGDGGIRLTAPLSPAIHLGARRIIAVTTRYARSREEADRPQISSYPPPAQVVGVLFNAIFLDQLDGDAMQLRLINQLLQDRPEEMRQGLRKIDLLVMRPSQDLGRLANAYEADLPKAFRFLTRGLGTRETRSNDMLSLVMFQPDYVQHLIQMGEDDALARLPEIKAFLAAE
- a CDS encoding AraC family ligand binding domain-containing protein translates to MLSILALLLSLSADQAQAPVPAVFISQDEHAAVLKEQVAKNVVDQPIKATEVPGGKASVAMLHRVKPEVSALIHDHVTETYYILSGSGTIVTGGSLGTPKPTDLTRVNAGMSQTGTRIGGESRKVKPGDIVIVPAGTPHSFSALDGPISYLVYRFEPK
- a CDS encoding M28 family peptidase, whose translation is MRISVVVVMVAIACATVGRAQERPAPKPGPWFGLTLPAATANGAAVRVGTRPPRPVALPAGESRAAEFDGDSLMADVATIVGFSNQSRAEREVGSGQMWGRIAGFSSSDRTVAWAVEQFRKAGITDVRTQPIAQDPKSQLWLPRSWQVRLIGDPAFGPGSADVVLESALPVGPSDIPGGTMTAPLVYVGAATPAVLQHIDVKGKIAVQLVVPQGHMLFERGAVDSRSEELIARGAAGVFNLVRLPGNELSRDFSDCGNPCFNIGGRDGWFLEALLDRAAKAGVQDKLRVRIDLQTQTFRDMKATNGVAVISGKSDDTIVLNAHVDGWFDGAGDNADGLAVLVALARHYGKPANRPERTLAFVASAGHHTPGINGPRSFVAANPGLAKKAVMLINIEHVAQRNFSPARTTSADGYREAVADSGEAPIAVGVTNNSPFLQELIDRGPSGHGVNFISERSTFQSGETGGWTELKVAKVSVMQAPPLYHTTGEVLDVISTPGLERIARFLAFFVSAVDHAPRERINP
- a CDS encoding MBL fold metallo-hydrolase, producing the protein MKRITVLGTLVLLGGLSIAVKAAQQPAPQPSVENLTVEKVKDNLFVLRGGGGNTAVFVTATGVTIVDTKNPGWGQPLLDKVKTLTDKPVTRVINTHTHYDHVSGNVAMPGTVEIIAHENTQKLMTEMNPVLGLGSTPNVFKDNPGKGMAKRSFKDKLTIGSGADQINLYYFGPAHTGGDAFVEFPALRVMHVGDTFPNKGLPIMDKSNGGSGVEYANTIAKAVAGVPNVDTLINGHTPAQTTPAEMKEFGEFVREFVTTIQAAKKAGKTSDEAAAAWTTPAKYKGYAAPNADRTKAYTAVIYAETK